From Streptomyces sp. TLI_105, the proteins below share one genomic window:
- a CDS encoding cyclopropane-fatty-acyl-phospholipid synthase family protein, which translates to MKPAADRLAQLLGHFLPGPLPVRLRAWDDSQAGPPDAPLVVLRSPDALRRLVWQPGELGLAEAYVTGDLDVEGDLADALSQAGRNVRDRPSARPGPAGMAAATALAVRLGVVGPPPKRPDGRARLTGGLHSVSRDRAGISHHYDLSNDFYALLLDESMAYSCAYWTRPDDPAYTLADAQRDKLDLICRKLGLGPGDRLLDVGCGWGSLTVHAAREHKARVTAVTLSRSQHEFVTARAVREGVADLVDVQLRHWRDIDDGGYDAAAAVEMGEHVGDAEYPAFAAKLHDALRPEGRLLIQQMSRGAHAPGGGAFIEAYIAPDMHMRPVGRTVDLLETAGLETRSVESLREHYTTTIDAWRSTLEQRWSDVEDLVGTTTARVWRLYLAGASLAFAERRMGVDQILAVRPTREGASAMPATPTAWYVPATAS; encoded by the coding sequence ATGAAGCCCGCCGCCGACCGTCTCGCGCAACTCCTCGGTCACTTCCTCCCGGGGCCGCTCCCGGTGCGCCTGCGGGCCTGGGACGACAGCCAGGCAGGCCCGCCGGACGCACCCCTGGTCGTGCTCCGCTCGCCCGACGCCCTGCGCCGCCTGGTGTGGCAGCCGGGCGAGCTCGGCCTTGCCGAGGCCTACGTCACCGGTGACCTGGACGTCGAGGGCGACCTGGCCGACGCCCTCTCCCAGGCCGGCCGAAACGTCCGTGACCGGCCCTCGGCACGTCCCGGACCGGCGGGCATGGCCGCGGCCACCGCCCTGGCGGTACGCCTCGGTGTCGTCGGTCCACCCCCGAAGCGCCCCGACGGGCGGGCGCGACTGACCGGTGGTCTGCACAGCGTCTCGCGGGACCGTGCGGGGATCAGCCACCACTACGACCTCTCCAACGACTTCTACGCCCTCCTCCTCGACGAATCGATGGCGTACTCCTGCGCCTACTGGACCCGGCCCGATGATCCCGCGTACACGCTGGCCGACGCGCAGCGCGACAAACTCGACCTGATCTGCCGCAAGCTCGGCCTGGGTCCTGGAGACCGGCTGCTCGACGTCGGCTGTGGCTGGGGGTCTCTCACCGTCCATGCGGCGCGCGAACACAAGGCTCGCGTCACCGCCGTCACTCTCTCCCGCTCCCAGCACGAGTTCGTCACCGCGCGGGCCGTCCGCGAGGGAGTGGCCGACCTCGTGGACGTCCAGCTGCGGCACTGGCGGGACATCGACGACGGCGGCTACGACGCCGCGGCCGCCGTCGAGATGGGCGAACACGTCGGCGACGCCGAGTACCCCGCCTTCGCCGCCAAGCTGCACGACGCACTGCGCCCCGAGGGCCGCCTCCTGATCCAGCAGATGTCCCGCGGCGCCCACGCGCCCGGCGGAGGCGCCTTCATCGAGGCCTACATCGCCCCCGACATGCACATGCGCCCGGTCGGCCGCACCGTGGACCTGTTGGAGACCGCGGGCCTGGAGACCCGCTCCGTCGAATCGCTCCGCGAGCACTACACGACCACCATCGACGCCTGGCGCTCCACCCTCGAACAGCGCTGGAGCGACGTCGAGGACCTCGTCGGAACGACCACCGCCCGGGTCTGGCGCCTCTACCTGGCAGGGGCGTCGCTCGCGTTCGCCGAACGCCGCATGGGCGTCGACCAGATCCTCGCCGTCCGCCCCACCCGCGAAGGAGCGTCGGCGATGCCGGCCACCCCCACCGCCTGGTACGTCCCGGCGACCGCATCGTGA
- a CDS encoding DUF1295 domain-containing protein, giving the protein MNGTDWGTLTVNLAACAATAAAVLLATFAVAVPRGLHRIVDIAWGLAFSAVAAVTWLLSADRGDDGRRLLVAAATIVWGLRLAGHIARRSRGHGEDPRYTALLGKAPGNRTLYALRTVYLGQAALVWLISLPVQMASYSSAPLGPLAFCGIAVWALGLTFEAVGDRQLARFKEDPAHRGRIMDQGLWAWTRHPNYFGDSLVWWGLYLLACTAWQPALAVLISPVLMTLLLTVGSGKRLLEKHMADRPGYPAYAARTSGFLPRPPRRNAPRSGR; this is encoded by the coding sequence GTGAACGGCACCGACTGGGGCACCCTCACCGTCAACCTCGCAGCCTGCGCTGCCACGGCGGCGGCGGTGCTCCTCGCCACCTTCGCCGTCGCCGTACCCCGCGGGCTGCACCGGATCGTCGACATCGCCTGGGGTCTTGCCTTCAGTGCCGTCGCCGCCGTCACCTGGCTGCTGTCCGCCGACCGCGGCGACGACGGCCGCCGCCTGCTCGTCGCCGCGGCGACGATCGTCTGGGGGCTACGCCTGGCGGGTCACATCGCACGGCGCTCCCGCGGCCACGGCGAGGATCCCCGCTACACCGCTCTCCTCGGCAAGGCCCCCGGCAACCGGACCCTCTACGCGCTGCGCACCGTCTACCTCGGCCAGGCGGCCCTCGTCTGGCTGATCTCCCTGCCTGTCCAAATGGCCTCTTACAGCTCCGCGCCCCTGGGCCCCCTGGCCTTCTGCGGGATCGCGGTGTGGGCGCTCGGGCTCACCTTCGAGGCCGTCGGCGACCGCCAACTGGCGCGGTTCAAGGAAGACCCGGCCCACCGCGGCCGGATCATGGACCAGGGCCTGTGGGCCTGGACACGTCACCCCAACTACTTCGGTGACAGCCTCGTGTGGTGGGGCCTGTACCTGCTCGCCTGCACCGCATGGCAGCCGGCCCTGGCCGTCCTCATCTCCCCTGTCCTGATGACCCTGCTGCTCACCGTCGGCAGCGGCAAACGCCTCTTGGAGAAACACATGGCCGACCGTCCCGGGTACCCCGCATACGCCGCCCGTACCAGCGGCTTCCTCCCGCGACCGCCCCGACGGAACGCTCCACGGTCCGGGAGGTAG